Proteins encoded together in one Dermacentor variabilis isolate Ectoservices chromosome 2, ASM5094787v1, whole genome shotgun sequence window:
- the LOC142573198 gene encoding ornithine decarboxylase-like has protein sequence MDVKTWPLQEPLDRPHDAATTVWGGTCNALDCIEPERPFFDVVVGEWLLMDNIGAYSLSRASGFNGLPFPAVHYIVPQDDVSVVQNILNSSPLRSGFSQPEGVLKSAVLVQPAFRNRRVVVNDVRC, from the coding sequence GAGCCGCTGGACAGACCGCATGACGCAGCGACCACTGTGTGGGGGGGCACCTGCAACGCACTGGACTGCATCGAACCTGAGAGGCCATTCttcgacgtcgtcgtcggcgagtGGCTGCTGATGGACAACATCGGCGCGTACTCTCTGAGTAGAGCTTCGGGCTTCAATGGACTTCCATTCCCCGCTGTGCACTACATCGTGCCGCAAGACGATGTCAGTGTCGTGCAAAACATTCTCAACTCTTCGCCACTGCGCAGTGGCTTCAGTCAGCCGGAGGGCGTGCTCAAGAGCGCCGTCCTCGTGCAACCGGCGTTCCGTAACCGACGGGTTGTGGTCAACGATGTCCGCTGCTGA